Genomic window (Candidatus Omnitrophota bacterium):
CGATATTTTAAGACTTGCAGAGTATTATAGAAACGGTTTATGCCTTTCTCAAAATAGCTGAATCAGGAGGCGAACGATGGCAAATAGGAGCATACGCTTTCTCATTTTTTCTGGATTATTTCTGACCAGCGTCCTGGCCTTTGCGGATTCCCCCCAAAAACCTTTTTACAACATACTCGATTATGGAGCGGTCGCGGATGGAAAAACTCTCAACACCCAGGCGATCCAATCCGCCATCGACGACGCCGCCCAGGCGGGAGGTGGAGTCGTACTCATCCCGGCGGGATCGTTTCTGACGGGCGCAATTTTTATGAAAAGCCGCCTCACCCTGCACCTGCAATCGGGAGCGGCGCTGTTGGGAAGCAAGGATATTGTGGATTACGCCACTACTATTCCCCAGATTCGCTCCTACACGGATAACTATGTGAAACAAAGTTTAATTTACGGCGAGAACTTGGAAGATATCGCCATTACCGGCCGGGGAACCATCGACGGCCAGGGCGCTGCTTTTCGCTGGAAGGAATATAAGAACCGGCCTTACATTATTCGCTTCATTTCCTGCCGCCATGTTTTGATTGAAGATATATTCTTGAAAAATTCGCCCATGTGGATGCAGCATTACCTGGCGTGCGAAGATGTGACCGTTCGCGGAATCCGGGTTGTCAATCATTCAACCTATAACAATGACGGCATTGATATTGACAGCTGCCGCAACGTGCGCATTTCCGATTGCTCGTTCGATTCGGACGATGATGCTCTGTGCCTAAAAAGCACCACTGGCCGCCCTTGCGAGGACATCGCCATCACTAATTGCGTCCTCAGCAGCCATTGCAACGCTTTCAAGATGGGAACCGAATCCAATGGCGGCTTCACCGATATCGCCGTTTCCAATCTCTCCATCCACTCTCCCCGCGACGCCCAGCAGGATTATGGCC
Coding sequences:
- a CDS encoding glycosyl hydrolase family 28 protein, translated to MANRSIRFLIFSGLFLTSVLAFADSPQKPFYNILDYGAVADGKTLNTQAIQSAIDDAAQAGGGVVLIPAGSFLTGAIFMKSRLTLHLQSGAALLGSKDIVDYATTIPQIRSYTDNYVKQSLIYGENLEDIAITGRGTIDGQGAAFRWKEYKNRPYIIRFISCRHVLIEDIFLKNSPMWMQHYLACEDVTVRGIRVVNHSTYNNDGIDIDSCRNVRISDCSFDSDDDALCLKSTTGRPCEDIAITNCVLSSHCNAFKMGTESNGGFTDIAVSNLSIHSPRDAQQDYG